A window from Telopea speciosissima isolate NSW1024214 ecotype Mountain lineage chromosome 8, Tspe_v1, whole genome shotgun sequence encodes these proteins:
- the LOC122638259 gene encoding ras-related protein Rab-21-like isoform X2 yields the protein MNSKPSGLSFKLVLLGDGRVGKTSLVVRYVNNSFSEKQEATVQASYLTKRLVIEGVPITLAIWDTAGQERFHALGPIYYRDADALLVYDIMDDDTFIRVKNWVKELQQMAPKNITMAISANKSDLVRSKKFDIQEAESYAASIGAKLFVTSAKLGSGIDEVFLDIATRVLQKKRSSVEGFSSIPQRKGMVIVDDEPEKEPQKCCS from the exons GTAGAGTTGGAAAAACTTCACTTGTGGTGCGGTACGTGAATAATTCATTCTCTGAGAAACAAGAAGCAACTGTGCAAGCTTCCTACCTGACCAAACGCCTTGTTATAGAAGGTGTGCCTATTACCCTAGCTATCTGG GATACAGCAGGACAAGAACGGTTTCATGCTCTGGGTCCAATATACTATCGTGATGCAGATG CACTTTTGGTGTATGACATCATGGACGATGATACCTTCATTCGGGTGAAAAATTGGGTGAAAGAACTTCAACAAATGGCTCCCAAAAACATTACTATGGCTATTTCTGCCAACAAAAGTGATTTGGTTAGAtcaaagaaatttgatattcaAGAGGCTGAAAG CTATGCAGCATCAATAGGAGCCAAACTTTTTGTTACATCCGCCAAATTGGGTTCGGGCATTGATGAAGTTTTCCTTGATATTGCAACTC GAGTGCTCCAGAAAAAGAGAAGCAGCGTCGAAGGCTTCTCATCAATTCCGCAGAGGAAAGGGATGGTAATTGTAGATGACGAGCCTGAGAAAGAACCACAGAAATGCTGTTCATAG
- the LOC122638259 gene encoding ras-related protein Rab-21-like isoform X1: MNSKPSGLSFKLVLLGDGRVGKTSLVVRYVNNSFSEKQEATVQASYLTKRLVIEGVPITLAIWDTAGQERFHALGPIYYRDADAALLVYDIMDDDTFIRVKNWVKELQQMAPKNITMAISANKSDLVRSKKFDIQEAESYAASIGAKLFVTSAKLGSGIDEVFLDIATRVLQKKRSSVEGFSSIPQRKGMVIVDDEPEKEPQKCCS, from the exons GTAGAGTTGGAAAAACTTCACTTGTGGTGCGGTACGTGAATAATTCATTCTCTGAGAAACAAGAAGCAACTGTGCAAGCTTCCTACCTGACCAAACGCCTTGTTATAGAAGGTGTGCCTATTACCCTAGCTATCTGG GATACAGCAGGACAAGAACGGTTTCATGCTCTGGGTCCAATATACTATCGTGATGCAGATG CAGCACTTTTGGTGTATGACATCATGGACGATGATACCTTCATTCGGGTGAAAAATTGGGTGAAAGAACTTCAACAAATGGCTCCCAAAAACATTACTATGGCTATTTCTGCCAACAAAAGTGATTTGGTTAGAtcaaagaaatttgatattcaAGAGGCTGAAAG CTATGCAGCATCAATAGGAGCCAAACTTTTTGTTACATCCGCCAAATTGGGTTCGGGCATTGATGAAGTTTTCCTTGATATTGCAACTC GAGTGCTCCAGAAAAAGAGAAGCAGCGTCGAAGGCTTCTCATCAATTCCGCAGAGGAAAGGGATGGTAATTGTAGATGACGAGCCTGAGAAAGAACCACAGAAATGCTGTTCATAG